The Pseudarthrobacter sulfonivorans genome includes a window with the following:
- a CDS encoding efflux RND transporter permease subunit, with protein sequence MFRLAQLSLANRALIALITVFATVFGVITMSSLKQELIPSIEFPQITVLSAMPGASPEVVDKQVSAPLETALNGVEGLESTSSTSRNGVSQISMVFTYGTNLDRARNQIDRAISNAKRSLPEDVQPQAIAGSISDFPIVFLAVSSDKPLSELNADLARLSVPRLQKIDGVRGADVTGGATQHIEIIPRPEAMAAKGTTIESIRNALSNNGALIPAGTIQEQGKTLSLQIGSPVDSLDAIKALPLGGAKDAATIGTVADVSLQDDERTSITRTNGQETLAVSVTKKPEGDTVGISHAVNDSLAALEADLGSNAKFTAVFDQAPFIEKSIKDLTTEGLLGLGFAVAVILVFLMSARSTLVTAVSIPLSLLITFIGLSATGYSLNILTLGALTIAIGRVVDDSIVVIENIKRHLSYGEEKVPAILTAIREVAGAITASTLTTVAVFLPIAFVGELAGELFRPFALTVTMALLASLLVSLTIVPVLAYWFLKSPAGSAAAGSPDARETAARLAAAARALAQEAEQKSRLQRAYLPVLSKTQKHPVLTLVAAVLVLGATAAMTPLLSTNLLGDSGQNSLTVRQLMPAGTSLADTSAAAIKVEDVLRGIEGVKNVQLTSGNAQAGFAALTSSGAANSTFTVVTDEKANQAKLQETVRTEVGKVAGSGKITVGTQQGGFGTSSTVDITIKAATSEDLRTASDAMVQAMTGVPETSEVTTNLAASQPVVQVKVDRAKTAAAGLNEEQVAGVLAATISPIPAGTVRIDTNDFPVQIGKGTRFTSIDAVRNIALPASGAPVTLGSIASVEQVDVPVSITASNGQRTAKVSVTPSGSNLGAVNAEVQKRLTEVSLPAGVTAELGGATTQQAESFQQLGLALLAAIAIVYVIMVATFKSLIQPLILLVSVPFAATGAVALLLATGVPLGLPSLIGMLMLVGIVVTNAIVLIDLINQYRQPRDGRGGMSVADAITHGARQRLRPILMTALATVFALTPMALGLTGGGGFISQPLAVVVIGGLVSSTALTLVLVPVLYRLVEGRRETKALLRAMQQRPEFAAADDVDAEFRDWTTGMVPRVSGRRAAPGDPL encoded by the coding sequence ATGTTCCGGCTGGCACAACTTTCATTGGCAAACCGGGCGCTGATCGCGCTGATCACCGTCTTCGCGACGGTGTTCGGCGTGATCACCATGTCATCGCTGAAACAGGAACTCATCCCCTCCATTGAGTTCCCCCAGATCACCGTCCTCTCCGCCATGCCCGGCGCCTCGCCCGAAGTGGTGGACAAGCAGGTCAGCGCACCGCTCGAAACCGCCCTGAACGGCGTCGAAGGCCTGGAGTCCACCTCCTCGACGTCACGCAACGGCGTCTCGCAGATCTCCATGGTGTTCACCTACGGGACAAACCTCGACCGCGCCCGGAACCAGATCGACCGGGCCATCTCCAACGCCAAGCGCTCCCTGCCGGAGGACGTGCAGCCGCAGGCCATCGCGGGCAGCATCAGCGACTTCCCCATCGTGTTCCTGGCAGTGTCCTCGGACAAGCCCCTCAGCGAACTCAACGCCGACCTGGCACGCCTCTCCGTTCCCCGGCTCCAGAAGATCGACGGCGTCCGGGGAGCCGACGTGACCGGCGGCGCCACCCAGCACATCGAGATCATCCCCCGGCCCGAGGCGATGGCCGCCAAAGGCACTACGATCGAGTCCATCCGGAACGCCCTCTCCAACAACGGCGCGCTGATCCCGGCCGGGACCATCCAGGAGCAGGGCAAGACGCTATCCCTCCAGATCGGCAGCCCGGTGGATTCCCTGGACGCCATCAAGGCACTCCCCCTGGGTGGAGCCAAGGATGCCGCGACCATCGGCACGGTGGCCGACGTCAGCCTGCAGGATGACGAACGGACCTCCATCACGCGGACCAACGGCCAGGAAACGCTGGCGGTGTCCGTGACCAAGAAGCCCGAGGGCGACACCGTGGGAATCTCCCACGCCGTGAACGACTCGTTGGCGGCCCTTGAGGCCGACCTGGGGTCCAACGCAAAGTTCACGGCGGTGTTCGACCAGGCCCCGTTCATCGAGAAGTCCATCAAGGACCTCACCACCGAGGGCCTGCTCGGGCTGGGCTTCGCTGTCGCCGTCATCCTTGTTTTCCTGATGTCAGCCCGCTCCACCCTTGTTACCGCGGTCTCCATTCCACTGTCGCTGCTGATCACGTTCATTGGCCTGTCCGCGACGGGCTATTCACTGAACATCCTGACCCTGGGCGCGCTGACCATTGCGATCGGCCGGGTGGTGGACGACTCGATTGTGGTGATCGAAAACATCAAACGCCACCTCAGCTACGGGGAGGAGAAAGTCCCCGCGATCCTCACCGCAATCCGGGAGGTGGCCGGCGCAATCACCGCCTCCACCTTGACCACCGTGGCGGTCTTCCTGCCCATTGCCTTCGTGGGCGAGCTCGCCGGCGAACTCTTCCGGCCCTTCGCCCTGACAGTCACCATGGCGCTGCTGGCATCCCTGCTGGTATCGCTGACCATCGTTCCGGTCCTGGCCTACTGGTTCCTCAAGAGCCCCGCCGGTTCCGCCGCCGCTGGTTCGCCCGATGCCCGCGAAACTGCCGCCCGGCTTGCTGCCGCCGCCCGTGCCCTGGCACAGGAAGCCGAACAGAAAAGCCGGCTGCAGCGTGCCTACCTGCCGGTCCTCAGCAAGACCCAGAAGCACCCGGTGCTGACCCTGGTCGCCGCCGTTCTGGTGCTCGGCGCCACGGCCGCCATGACGCCGCTGCTGTCCACCAACCTCCTCGGCGATTCCGGCCAGAACAGCCTGACTGTCCGCCAACTGATGCCAGCGGGCACAAGCCTGGCCGACACCAGCGCCGCCGCCATCAAGGTCGAGGACGTCCTCCGCGGCATCGAGGGTGTCAAGAATGTCCAGCTCACCTCCGGAAACGCGCAGGCAGGTTTTGCCGCCCTGACGTCTTCCGGAGCCGCCAACTCCACGTTCACGGTGGTGACGGATGAAAAGGCCAATCAGGCAAAGCTCCAGGAAACCGTCCGGACCGAAGTGGGCAAGGTGGCCGGTTCCGGGAAAATTACCGTCGGCACGCAGCAGGGTGGCTTCGGGACATCCTCCACGGTGGACATCACCATCAAGGCGGCAACGTCCGAGGACCTCCGCACAGCCAGTGACGCCATGGTTCAGGCCATGACCGGCGTGCCGGAGACCAGCGAGGTGACAACCAACCTCGCGGCCAGCCAGCCGGTGGTCCAGGTCAAGGTTGACAGGGCCAAGACCGCGGCAGCCGGACTGAACGAGGAACAGGTAGCCGGCGTCCTGGCTGCCACCATCAGCCCCATCCCCGCCGGTACGGTCCGGATCGACACCAACGATTTTCCGGTCCAGATCGGCAAGGGCACCCGGTTCACCAGCATCGACGCGGTGCGCAACATCGCACTCCCTGCATCCGGCGCCCCCGTCACCCTGGGCAGCATCGCGTCCGTGGAACAGGTGGACGTGCCGGTCTCCATTACCGCCAGCAACGGCCAGCGGACCGCCAAAGTGTCAGTCACGCCGTCGGGCTCCAACCTCGGTGCGGTGAACGCAGAGGTGCAGAAGCGCCTCACGGAGGTCAGCCTCCCCGCAGGGGTCACCGCCGAACTCGGCGGCGCCACCACCCAGCAGGCCGAGTCCTTCCAGCAGCTGGGCCTGGCGCTCCTCGCCGCGATCGCGATTGTCTATGTCATTATGGTGGCCACCTTCAAGTCGCTGATCCAGCCCCTGATCCTGCTGGTGTCCGTTCCCTTTGCCGCCACCGGCGCCGTGGCCCTGCTGCTGGCCACGGGCGTTCCGCTGGGCCTGCCGTCGCTGATCGGCATGCTGATGCTGGTGGGCATTGTGGTTACCAACGCCATTGTGCTTATCGACCTCATCAACCAGTACAGGCAGCCACGGGACGGCCGCGGCGGGATGAGCGTGGCGGACGCAATCACCCATGGCGCGAGGCAGCGGCTCCGCCCCATCCTGATGACCGCGCTGGCCACCGTTTTCGCCCTGACACCCATGGCGCTTGGCCTGACCGGGGGCGGCGGCTTCATTTCCCAGCCGCTGGCCGTGGTGGTGATCGGCGGCCTGGTTTCTTCCACGGCGCTGACGCTGGTGCTGGTTCCCGTGCTGTACCGGCTCGTGGAGGGACGGCGGGAGACAAAAGCACTGCTCCGTGCCATGCAGCAGCGCCCGGAGTTTGCGGCGGCCGACGACGTCGATGCCGAGTTCCGCGACTGGACCACCGGCATGGTGCCCCGCGTCAGTGGCCGCCGTGCCGCTCCGGGCGACCCCCTGTAA
- a CDS encoding malate:quinone oxidoreductase — MTFISKTQHADVVLIGGGIMSATLGAFIKQLEPNWTISLFERLDQPGLESSDPWNNAGTGHAALCELNYSPAAKDGSVNPAKALLINEQFQLSRQFWSHLVEESLIGSPKGFINTVPHMSFVIGEDNTRFLKTRYQALKPHTLFRSMEYSEDHAQIAKWAPLIVKGRDAKQRIAATRATEGTDVDFGALTRELTTYLGNNGVEINYGHDVSGISKASDGGWDLSIKHPASGEHGKIHAKFVFVGAGGGALHLLQASGIPESKGFGGFPVSGQFFRCTDEKLAAQHSAKVYGQASVGAPPMSVPHLDTRYVDGKRSLLFGPYAGFSTNFLKNGSYLDLPLSIRPSNIIPMLAVAKDNMDLTAYLVKEVAKRHGDKVEALREYYPEAKDGDWELITAGQRVQIIKKDPKRGGVLQFGTEVIAGRDGTIGALLGASPGASTAVPIMIELLQKSFPKDFKGWQGKLKDMMPGYGVKLDENPDLAAELETATAKALQLESISANH, encoded by the coding sequence GTGACCTTCATATCCAAGACCCAACATGCCGACGTCGTACTGATTGGCGGCGGCATCATGAGCGCCACGCTCGGGGCATTCATCAAGCAGCTTGAACCGAACTGGACCATCTCCCTGTTCGAACGTCTGGACCAGCCCGGGCTGGAAAGCTCCGACCCCTGGAACAACGCAGGAACGGGCCATGCCGCCCTGTGCGAGCTGAACTACTCCCCCGCAGCCAAAGACGGCTCGGTGAACCCGGCCAAGGCCCTGCTCATCAATGAACAGTTCCAGCTGTCCCGCCAGTTCTGGTCCCATCTTGTGGAAGAATCCCTGATCGGCTCGCCGAAGGGCTTCATCAACACCGTCCCGCACATGAGCTTTGTCATCGGCGAGGACAACACCAGATTCCTCAAGACCCGCTACCAAGCGCTCAAACCCCACACGCTGTTCCGCAGCATGGAGTACTCCGAGGACCACGCCCAGATCGCCAAATGGGCGCCGCTGATCGTCAAGGGCCGCGACGCGAAGCAGCGTATCGCCGCCACCCGGGCAACCGAGGGGACCGACGTCGACTTCGGGGCACTGACCCGTGAGCTCACCACCTACCTCGGGAACAACGGCGTCGAAATCAATTACGGCCATGACGTCAGCGGCATCTCCAAGGCGTCCGACGGCGGCTGGGACCTTTCGATCAAGCACCCGGCTTCCGGGGAACACGGCAAGATCCACGCCAAGTTTGTGTTTGTGGGCGCCGGCGGCGGCGCCCTGCACCTCCTCCAGGCCTCCGGCATCCCGGAGAGCAAGGGCTTCGGCGGATTCCCCGTGTCCGGCCAGTTCTTCCGCTGCACCGACGAGAAACTTGCCGCCCAGCACAGCGCCAAGGTCTATGGCCAGGCTTCGGTGGGCGCGCCGCCCATGTCAGTCCCGCACCTTGACACCCGGTACGTCGACGGGAAGCGTTCGCTCCTGTTCGGCCCCTATGCCGGCTTCTCCACCAATTTCCTGAAGAACGGCTCGTACCTTGACTTGCCACTGTCCATCCGGCCCAGCAACATCATCCCGATGCTTGCAGTCGCCAAGGACAACATGGACCTCACCGCGTACCTCGTCAAGGAAGTTGCCAAGCGCCACGGGGACAAGGTGGAAGCGCTGCGCGAGTACTACCCCGAAGCCAAGGACGGCGACTGGGAGTTGATCACCGCCGGCCAGCGTGTGCAGATCATCAAAAAGGACCCGAAGCGCGGCGGCGTGCTGCAGTTCGGCACGGAAGTCATCGCCGGCCGCGACGGCACCATCGGGGCGCTTTTGGGTGCGTCGCCCGGCGCATCCACAGCGGTGCCCATCATGATTGAGCTGCTGCAGAAGTCCTTCCCCAAGGACTTCAAGGGCTGGCAGGGCAAGCTCAAGGACATGATGCCGGGCTACGGCGTGAAGCTGGATGAGAATCCGGATCTTGCTGCCGAACTCGAGACGGCAACGGCCAAGGCATTGCAGCTGGAGAGCATTTCCGCCAACCACTGA